The following are from one region of the Ornithorhynchus anatinus isolate Pmale09 chromosome X1, mOrnAna1.pri.v4, whole genome shotgun sequence genome:
- the LOC120638032 gene encoding olfactory receptor 7G3-like, which translates to MEKGNQTSISEFLLLGLSDRAEQWQLLFVLFLWMYLLGVLGSLLIVVAIGSDPHLHTPMYFFLTNLSLADICFLSTTVPKMLINIQARDKSISYVGCLAQMYCFMLFSCLDNFLLTGMAFDRYVAICHPLHYTTIMSPRLCAWMIVVSWSIGNLNALLHTLMVVRLSFCAGNKIHHFFCDLSQLLKLSCTDTLFNEVLVYVLLVALGVVPLTGLLFSYSCIISTILRIPSPGGRYKVFSTCSSHLSVVSLFYGTGLGVYFSQTSSTQTSGKGSVASVMYTVVSPMLNPFIYSLRNKDMKEALRNVFRRKSRPKKL; encoded by the coding sequence ATGGAGAAGGGAAACCAAACCAGCATCTCAGAATTCCTCCTCCTGGGACTGTCTGACCGGGCAGAGCAGTGGCAGCTCCTTTTCGTGCTGTTCCTCTGGATGTACCTGCTCGGGGTTCTGGGGAGCCTGCTCATCGTCGTGGCCATCGGCTCCGACCCACACCtgcacacccccatgtacttcttcctcaccAACCTCTCCCTGGCTGACATCTGCTTCCTGTCCACCACGGTCCCCAAGATGCTGATCAACATCCAGGCCCGGGATAAATCCATATCCTATGTTGGCTGCTTGGCACAAATGTATTGCTTTATGCTGTTTTCATGTCTGGACAATTTTCTCCTCACTGGGATGGCTTTTGACCGCTACGTGGCCatatgccaccccctccactacaCCACGATCATGAGCCCACGGCTCTGTGCCTGGATGATTGTGGTGTCCTGGAGCATCGGTAACCTTAATGCCCTCTTACATACCTTAATGGTGGTTCGATTATCGTTCTGTGCAGGAAACAAAATCCATCACTTTTTCTGTGATCTTAGCCAGCTTCTAAAGCTTTCCTGTACTGACACCCTCTTCAATGAAGTCTTGGTGTATGTACTCTTAGTAGCTTTAGGTGTTGTTCCCCTCACAGGTCTCCTTTTCTCTTACAGTTGCATCATCTCTACCATTTTGAGAATCCCATCTCCTGGGGGAAGATATAAAGTTTTCTCCACCTGTAGCTCTCACCTGTCTGTAGTTTCTTTGTTCTATGGCACTGGCCTTGGGGTTTATTTCAGTCAAACATCTTCCACCCAAACATCTGGGAAGGGCTCGGTAGCATCTGTGATGTACACGGTGGTCAGCCCCATGCTGAATCccttcatctacagcctgaggaacaaggACATGAAAGAGGCCCTTAGAAATGTGTTCAGGAGGAAAAGCCGCCCCAAGAAGCTGTGA